The Elusimicrobiaceae bacterium genomic sequence AGAAAAAAAAGATTCTATTATTAATAGTGTGCACCTTGGGGTAGAATATCAAGGCAAGCTGCCCCAAAAAGCCACGCAATTTCATGCCGGCGCGACGGTGGGGGGTAATTTATACACCGAAAATCCGAGCCATAATAATTATGTAGATGCGGCTGGTAATATTGGACTACAGGGGGAAAAGTTGGCCTTAGAAGAATCTATTTTATATACTTCTGAGCCGGCAGACAGTTCGTTAACGGCACGTACCAAACGTCTCAACAATACAGTTTCTGTATCATATCAAACCTCACACAAAAGAAAAATTAGTTTCGGCGTATCTTTGCAAGATCTGTTCGACCGGTATTTTGCCCGTGATATGAAGTATTTAAACCGCAACCGGGTCAATGCGGCCGCACAACTGTTTTATAATTTTACGCCGCGCACCTATGCATTTGTGGAATATATGTTTTCAGATATTGTATATCAGGGCAATCAAGAGAATAATTCTATTTCCCATAGTGCCGCTTTAGGACTGACTAAAAAACTCAGTGGGAAAGTAACCGGTACGGCTAAAATTACTTATGACGCGCGCCGCTATTCCCATAAAATACCTCACGCAGATAATGAGCCGGATTTAGTTGGTTATTATGCAGAAATTTTATGGAAACCCACTTCGCGCGATCTTATCAGTTTATCTGGAGAGCGTAGCATGGAAGAAACTTTGTATGGAACAAACCGTTATTTTATTGATACGTTTATATCTGTCTATATGCGCCATCAGTTGAACGCCAAATGGGCAGGCTCTATGGTGGTAGGGTGGGAAGATTTGCGCTATACCAAAGCAGTTACCACCCATAAACGCCACGACAGTTTATATACTGTGCGCCCCAGCCTAGAATATAACTTTAAACAGTGGCTGATTGGCAGTGTATGGTATCAATACCGCATCCGCAGTTCTAATGAAAAGTGGCCCGATTATGTCAGTAACAAAATAGGCTGCAATCTAAAAGTAATTTTCTAATCACACAGAAAATCCCTCAGTTAAGCTGAGGGATTTTGATATAAGGGATT encodes the following:
- a CDS encoding outer membrane beta-barrel protein, with product EKKDSIINSVHLGVEYQGKLPQKATQFHAGATVGGNLYTENPSHNNYVDAAGNIGLQGEKLALEESILYTSEPADSSLTARTKRLNNTVSVSYQTSHKRKISFGVSLQDLFDRYFARDMKYLNRNRVNAAAQLFYNFTPRTYAFVEYMFSDIVYQGNQENNSISHSAALGLTKKLSGKVTGTAKITYDARRYSHKIPHADNEPDLVGYYAEILWKPTSRDLISLSGERSMEETLYGTNRYFIDTFISVYMRHQLNAKWAGSMVVGWEDLRYTKAVTTHKRHDSLYTVRPSLEYNFKQWLIGSVWYQYRIRSSNEKWPDYVSNKIGCNLKVIF